Proteins encoded by one window of Musa acuminata AAA Group cultivar baxijiao chromosome BXJ2-9, Cavendish_Baxijiao_AAA, whole genome shotgun sequence:
- the LOC135623193 gene encoding ADP-ribosylation factor 1-like translates to MGLTFAKLFSRLFAKKEMRILMVGLDAAGKTTILYKLKLGEIVTTIPTIGFNVETVEYKNISFTVWDVGGQDKIRPLWRHYFQNTQGLIFVVDSNDRDRVVEARDELHRMLNEDELRDAVLLVFANKQDLPNAMNAAEITDKLGLHSLRQRHWYIQSTCATSGEGLYEGLDWLSNNIASKA, encoded by the exons ATGGGGCTCACGTTCGCGAAGCTCTTCAGCCGCCTCTTTGCGAAGAAGGAAATGCGGATCCTGATGGTTGGGCTTGACGCGGCGGGTAAGACAACCATCCTGTACAAGCTGAAGCTCGGGGAGATCGTCACCACCATACCCACCATCG GATTCAATGTGGAGACTGTAgagtataaaaatattagcttcaCTGTCTGGGATGTTGGTGGCCAGGACAAG ATCAGACCTTTATGGAGGCATTACTTCCAGAACACACAGGGTCTTATTTTTGTTGTTGACAGCAATGACAGAGATCGCGTAGTTGAGGCAAGGGATGAACTTCACAGGATGCTTAATGAG gATGAGTTGCGCGATGCTGTCTTGCTCGTGTTTGCAAACAAACAAGATCTGCCAAATGCTATGAATGCTGCTGAAATCACTGATAAGCTTGGTCTGCATTCCCTGCGTCAACGGCATTG GTACATACAGAGCACTTGTGCCACATCCGGTGAGGGTTTATACGAGGGGCTTGATTGGTTGTCCAACAACATAGCTAGCAAG GCTTAA
- the LOC135623192 gene encoding late embryogenesis abundant protein ECP63-like yields the protein MSVRQETREERAEAAARKAADELAAIRSERGRQREAEHEREESLRQHKDYGLQGGEVRRGGVLESIKEGTKSLFGAITGRTQEAAEKTAEKAGETKDAAVQKARAVKDSASQKAGETKDRTVETARETKDSAAEKAWETEDKTMGKAGGYKDYVADKAKEAKDATAERTRQYKESAEVREREAQDTAAEKAREYKESAEERLWQAAEKTRETKDMVAEKTKGTTESAKQKMEEYKDAAADAARKARDYLAGTGEVTKERLAEAEEKAEQKMEEAKRKEEQGRREEESRQWTEEYVIVLHGEIGLFRSHLRLTDFLNVQGQRGGGRGFIWCDREHGRVDKGEAERLQG from the exons ATGTCGGTGAGGCAAGAGACACGAGAAGAGCGAGCTGAGGCCGCCGCGAGAAAGGCCGCTGACGAGCTTGCGGCCATCCGGAGCGAACGCGGGAGACAACGGGAGGCTGAGCACGAGCGCGAGGAAAGCCTCCGCCAGCACAAGGACTATGGGCTGCAGGGCGGCGAGGTGCGGCGTGGCGGCGTCCTCGAGAGCATCAAGGAGGGTACCAAGTCCCTCTTCGGAGCCATAACCGGCCGGACGCAGGAGGCGGCGGAGAAGACCGCGGAGAAAGCAGGGGAGACCAAGGATGCCGCCGTGCAGAAGGCAAGGGCGGTCAAGGACTCCGCTTCGCAGAAGGCGGGGGAGACGAAGGACAGGACGGTGGAGACAGCAAGAGAGACCAAGGACTCTGCGGCGGAGAAGGCGTGGGAGACGGAGGATAAGACCATGGGGAAGGCGGGGGGTTACAAAGACTACGTAGCAGACAAGGCGAAGGAGGCGAAGGACGCTACAGCGGAGAGGACGAGGCAGTACAAGGAGTCAGCAGAGGTGCGGGAGAGGGAGGCGCAAGACACTGCAGCAGAGAAGGCTAGGGAGTACAAAGAGTCGGCGGAGGAGAGGTTGTGGCAAGCTGCGGAGAAGACCAGGGAAACCAAGGACATGGTCGCTGAGAAGACGAAGGGAACAACAGAATCAGCCAAGCAGAAGATGGAGGAGTACAAGGATGCAGCAGCTGACGCGGCTCGCAAGGCCAGAGACTACTTGGCCGGGACAGGAGAAGTAACAAAG GAGAGGTTGGCGGAGGCAGAGGAGAAGGCGGAACAGAAGATGGAAGAGGCCAAGCGAAAAGAGGAGCAAGGTCGAAGGGAGGAAGAGAGTAGGCAGTGGACTGAGGAGTATGTCATTGTTCTACATGGTGAGATTGGTCTCTTTCGATCTCATTTAAGATTGACAGATTTCTTGAATGTGCAGGGGCAAAGAGGCGGGGGGAGGGGGTTTATTTGGTGCGATAGGGAGCATGGCAGAGTCGATAAAGGAGAAGCTGAGCGTCTCCAAGGATGA